Proteins found in one Sulfuricurvum sp. genomic segment:
- a CDS encoding DNA-directed RNA polymerase subunit omega, which translates to MRLEQLTAKALETANIDRYQLAIAVAKRSEELLNGATTKLNVDVKKAKTADIALMEIAEGHITIKGFVDRD; encoded by the coding sequence ATGAGACTCGAACAATTGACTGCAAAAGCACTTGAAACTGCAAACATCGACCGTTACCAATTGGCTATCGCCGTCGCAAAACGCTCAGAAGAGCTTCTAAACGGAGCAACAACAAAACTAAATGTTGATGTAAAAAAAGCTAAAACGGCGGACATTGCTTTGATGGAGATTGCTGAAGGGCACATCACTATCAAAGGCTT